In the genome of Coraliomargarita algicola, one region contains:
- a CDS encoding sugar porter family MFS transporter — MNTSENTHKTGFIILISVVATIGGFLFGFDSGVINGTVDGLKTAFESDSVATGFNVASMLLGCAAGAFLAGSLADKFGRRSILIVASVFFAVSAWGSGISMSSGEFIIYRVLGGLAVGAASVLAPAYISEVAPAKWRGALSSIQQVAIISGLFFAFLSNYLIAKSAGSSLEVFAMGYEAWRWMFWVELVPAITFLVALLLIPESPRYLVAKGDREKAVKVLRKLMGERAEAKYDEIRDSLSGDHHRPSLKDLIGPQGIRPIVLVGIGLAVFQQLVGINVVFYYGSVLWQSAGFNEGDALLINVISGAVSIGACVAAMVAIDRVGRKPMLVIGSVGMFVTLAIMAAIFGMAGVDEAGNLQLEGSAGPCALGAALLYVIFFNFSWGPVMWVMLGEMFPNQIRGAGLAVSGFAQWTANFGITMTFPMMLAGVGLGGAYAVYAVCAFISIFFILKFVHETKGKELEQMEG; from the coding sequence ATGAATACCTCAGAAAATACACATAAGACTGGTTTTATTATTCTCATTTCCGTGGTGGCCACCATCGGCGGATTTCTTTTTGGATTCGATTCGGGGGTCATTAACGGCACCGTGGATGGACTCAAGACGGCGTTCGAATCCGATAGTGTGGCGACGGGGTTCAATGTCGCCTCGATGCTTCTGGGCTGTGCGGCCGGCGCCTTCCTCGCCGGCTCGCTGGCAGATAAGTTTGGGCGTCGTAGTATTTTAATTGTGGCCTCGGTTTTCTTCGCAGTTAGCGCGTGGGGGTCGGGCATCTCGATGTCGTCCGGCGAGTTTATTATCTATCGCGTCCTAGGCGGACTGGCCGTGGGGGCCGCTTCGGTGTTGGCGCCTGCATATATTAGTGAAGTGGCTCCCGCGAAATGGCGCGGTGCCTTGTCCTCCATTCAGCAAGTTGCGATCATTTCTGGGCTGTTCTTCGCCTTTCTGAGCAACTATCTCATCGCCAAGTCGGCGGGTAGTTCGTTGGAGGTATTTGCGATGGGCTATGAAGCATGGCGCTGGATGTTTTGGGTCGAGCTTGTGCCTGCGATTACGTTCTTAGTCGCCTTGTTGTTGATCCCCGAGAGTCCGCGTTATTTAGTGGCTAAGGGGGATCGCGAGAAGGCGGTGAAGGTGCTGCGCAAGCTGATGGGGGAACGTGCCGAGGCGAAGTATGATGAGATTCGCGATTCGCTGTCGGGGGATCACCATCGTCCCAGCCTCAAGGATTTAATCGGCCCGCAAGGGATTCGTCCGATCGTTTTGGTTGGCATCGGTTTGGCGGTATTTCAGCAATTGGTGGGGATTAACGTGGTGTTTTATTACGGTTCGGTGCTGTGGCAGTCGGCTGGCTTTAACGAGGGTGATGCGCTCTTAATCAACGTAATCAGCGGTGCCGTCAGTATCGGTGCCTGTGTGGCCGCGATGGTCGCGATCGATCGAGTCGGGAGGAAACCGATGCTGGTGATCGGTTCGGTCGGGATGTTTGTGACTTTGGCTATCATGGCCGCGATCTTCGGCATGGCAGGGGTCGACGAAGCGGGCAATCTCCAACTGGAGGGCAGCGCGGGCCCGTGCGCGCTTGGAGCAGCGCTGCTCTATGTGATCTTTTTTAACTTCTCATGGGGCCCCGTGATGTGGGTGATGCTTGGGGAAATGTTTCCCAACCAGATCCGCGGTGCTGGCTTGGCCGTCAGTGGATTTGCTCAATGGACTGCGAACTTCGGTATCACGATGACTTTCCCCATGATGCTGGCAGGTGTTGGCCTCGGTGGCGCTTATGCCGTCTATGCCGTTTGCGCATTCATCTCGATCTTCTTCATCCTGAAGTTCGTGCATGAAACCAAGGGTAAGGAGTTGGAACAAATGGAAGGCTAA
- a CDS encoding LacI family DNA-binding transcriptional regulator, translated as MAKQPRARTLQDIGDITGVSAMTVSRVLRGSGRVKADTRDRILKIAAEFGKEPIGPLSNGSSGIAETSDLRLLVLVTAVEKASMETGESFGGEVAGALTGRLEQNGGQLDYLCPKDLNEVEEFVARRRVHGVVLRTLIPNHWLESLETRCAVIYAASHDFQSKVDAVYSNENRSAAQIYQKLQSLDHRHIMWCGLIDRHQPGDLRLFESLDSEYATERFASSVHGVRHAAWANLVYCQTKEQGMCHKFIVLERDWNKCSLDDMANQFLDKFFKLKQRPTALVVDCDPLAEAMERLLNDRGVSVPQDVSIVSYGGSKGALSGKFASIDLPMAEIAGCIPELIRRRLSAPHAPAVSMQFEAVLLDGASLGPAPN; from the coding sequence ATGGCTAAACAACCACGCGCTCGAACCTTACAAGATATCGGTGACATCACCGGTGTCAGTGCCATGACGGTTTCACGTGTTTTACGTGGCTCTGGTCGTGTCAAGGCGGATACTCGCGATCGTATTTTGAAGATTGCCGCGGAGTTTGGCAAAGAACCGATAGGCCCTTTGAGTAATGGATCCAGTGGCATTGCGGAGACTAGCGATTTGCGTCTGCTGGTACTTGTTACAGCGGTTGAAAAAGCATCGATGGAAACGGGAGAGTCTTTTGGGGGCGAAGTTGCTGGTGCTTTAACAGGACGACTCGAGCAAAATGGAGGGCAATTGGATTACCTTTGTCCAAAGGATTTGAATGAGGTGGAAGAGTTTGTCGCGCGCCGTCGTGTGCATGGAGTCGTGCTGCGTACTTTAATCCCGAATCATTGGTTAGAATCGCTGGAAACTCGTTGTGCGGTGATTTATGCAGCCAGTCATGATTTTCAGTCAAAAGTCGATGCAGTTTACTCGAATGAGAACCGTTCCGCGGCTCAAATCTATCAAAAGCTGCAAAGTTTAGATCATCGGCACATCATGTGGTGCGGTTTGATTGATCGTCACCAACCGGGGGATCTTAGGTTGTTTGAATCATTAGATAGTGAGTATGCTACGGAGCGATTTGCCTCTTCAGTCCATGGGGTGCGGCATGCCGCTTGGGCAAATTTAGTTTACTGTCAGACTAAAGAGCAGGGGATGTGCCATAAATTTATTGTCCTGGAGCGTGACTGGAACAAGTGCTCCTTGGATGATATGGCCAATCAGTTTCTCGATAAGTTTTTTAAGTTGAAGCAAAGACCGACTGCGCTTGTTGTCGATTGCGATCCTCTGGCTGAGGCCATGGAGCGGCTGCTTAATGACAGGGGTGTATCAGTGCCTCAGGATGTTTCAATTGTTTCCTATGGGGGAAGCAAGGGGGCGTTGAGCGGGAAATTTGCTTCGATTGATTTACCGATGGCAGAGATTGCTGGATGTATTCCTGAGTTAATTCGTCGCCGTTTGAGCGCGCCGCACGCCCCCGCCGTGAGTATGCAGTTTGAAGCGGTTTTATTGGATGGGGCGTCTTTGGGCCCAGCGCCAAACTGA